The sequence below is a genomic window from Chondrinema litorale.
CTAACTGTTCCCTTACTTTCTGCATCATGTGCAATTGCAGGTAAACCAAAACTTGGCGCTTCACTCAGCTTAATATTTCTTGGTATGATAGTTTTAAAAGCCAATTCTTGAAAATGCTTGTTCACATCTTCTACTACCAGATTAGAGAGCCTTAAACGTACATCAAACATTGTAAGCAAAATACCTTCAATTACTAATTCAGTATTTAATCTAGACTGAATAATTTTAATAGTTGAGAGTAGTTTACCCAAACCTTCTAATGCATAATATTCACATTGCACAGGTATAATAACTGAATCTGCTGCGGTAAGCGAGTTTACAGTAATTAAACCCAGTGAAGGAGAACAATCTATTATTATAAAATCGTAATCGTCTTTAATAGGCTCAAGTGCATCACGCATTCTTTGCTCTCTTCCTTCTATATCAATCATTTCAACTTCAGCACCTACTAAGTCAATATGAGAAGGAATGATATCCAAATAATCAAAATCTGAAGGATGAACTACATCACTAGCAGGTGTACCATCAACCATTGAGTTGTAAATGGTAGGTCTTTCCTGTTTAGGATCGATACCTAACCCTGATGTAGAGTTTGCTTGTGGATCTGCATCCACTATTAATGCACTATATTCTAATGCTGCGAAACTAGCCGCCAGATTTACAGCTGTAGTTGTTTTGCCTACTCCTCCTTTTTGATTGGCTACAGCAATGATTTTTCCCATAAAGCTGATGTATAAAAATAGCAAATCCAGCTCATAATCAAGATGTTATAATTTTTACACTTGTTATTTTACTGGAATAAAACAAACACTTAAAATGCATTGACTAAACTATAAAAGTTACAAATGCACCTAATTTCTTGAATCAAAAACTATCAACAAAAAAACAATAAAAGCAAATGACTCACTAAGCTGAATTAGTTCTCGTTTATTCAAAAGTAAAATTCAGCTATGAAATTATCGGCAAATATAACCGAATATACTATAAATACTAAAGATATGATCAGACAAATTGGAGTTCTGATAGCTTTAACATTTTACCTCTCTGCATGTAGTAATTTAAGTACAGAACAGTTGCAGGAGGAAGAAAAAGAATTAAAAATTTTCAGATACAACCAACATGAGGGTTTAAGCTCGCTTGATCCGGCGCAAGCAAAAAATCAGGCAAACATTTGGGTTACCTCTCAAATCTACAATGGCTTATTTGAGTTTACTGAGGATTTGGCTGTTCACCCGAGTATTGCTAAGTCTTGGACAATATCTGAAGATGGAAAGCTATACCTTATAGATATAAGAGAAGATGTGTATTTTCATGACAATGTTGCTTTTAAAGACAGCATTGGTAGACAAGTTACTGCTCACGATTTTGAATATAGTTTTAAACGTATCTTAAATCACGAAACAGGTAGCAGCGGTAGCTGGATTTTTAGCGACAAACTTGAAAGAGATGAAGATGGCAACTATACTGAAGATTGCATAAAAGCGATTGATAAGTTTAAATTAAAAATAAGATTAAAAAAGGCTATTCCTTCTTTTATGCAGATATTGGCAATGCCTTATGCCTTTGTTGTTCCAGAAGAAGCAGTTACATATTTTGGAAAAGACTTTGACAGAAACCCAGTTGGAACCGGACCTTTTACCTTAACTCCGAGCGAATGGGACGAAGGAACCAGTTTAATTTTAAGAAAAAATGAAAAGTATTGGAGAAAAGATAACAACTTCCGCCCATTACCTTACTTAGATATAGTTAAAATATCTTTTATAGGTGATAAAACACAAGAGTATCTCACCTTCTTACAAGGAAAACTTGATTTTATTTCTGGTGTTGATGGAAATACCATAGAGCACATTCTAGAAAAAGATGGTACAGTAAAAGAAGACATATTAAATAGATATGGAGTACAAAAAATGCCATACCTTAATACAGAATACCTTGGTTTTCAGCTAGACCCATCAAAATATAAAGATAAAAACCATCCATTACTTAATGTAAAGGTTAGAAAAGCACTCAGCTATGCCATTAACAGGCAAGAGCTGGTTTCTTTTTTAAGAAACAATTTAGGTATAGCCGGAACGGAGGGTTTTGTACCATTTGCACTTCCTGCACACCATAAAGGTTCTGTTATAGGTTACCAGTTTGATGAGAAAAAAGCTAAAGAATTATTAGCTCAAGCAGGCTACCCAGAAGGAAAAGGCTTCCCTAAAATTAAACTTTATACCAATCCACTTTATAGTTTAATGATTGAATATCTGCAAAGGCAATGGAAAAATGTATTAAATATAGACGTAGAAATTGAGCTAAATACTTTCGTAAAACATCAAGATTTAGTCGATAATGGTAATGTTAACTTTTTTAGAGGTGCTTGGTTAGGAGATTATCCTAATGAAGAAAATTACCTTACCTGCTTTTATAGCCAAAACTTTTCTCCTACTGGCCCAAACAAAACACATTATGTAAACAATGAGTTTGACAGGTTGTATGAGGCTGTGCAGCATGAGCAAAATTCGTGGAAAAGATTTGAGCTTTTTCACCAAATGGAACAACTTGTTTTAGACGATTGTGCAGTAATAATTCTATTTTACGATGAAGTATTAAGAATTCTACAAAAAAAGGTAACTGGCTTAGAACCTAATTCTATGAATTATTTAAGGTTAGAAAGGGTCGATTTTAAAAAAACTGATAAAAAACCAGTAGTAGAAAATTTATAGAAAGTTCAGTTTTTTAATAAAAAATCATATTTATTTAAAGGTCTAAAGTAATTTAGGCCTTTATTTTTTCATTTTTTTGATAAGTCTTGTCTTTATTACATCTACACCTTATTAAATTTTTTAAATAAGCATCTCACATATTACATCATTTTTGTGGGACGTACAAAAAGCTATTTTAAATGCTCTCTTCCCAATTACTTGTTAATTATATTTAATTACTTGCTCCAGATATTATAAAATGCAGTAATTTCGAGTTTATATTACAAAACGTATTGTATAGGAGTTCTGAATAAATAGTTTTGATGCAAAAAATTACTTACATCAAAAAAAACTGAAACTAGCAAAACATTACCTTAAAATCTAATGCTAAACCACTTTGTAGTTATGAAGATGCATACCAAGCTATGTTTATTCCTTTTGTTAAATTTATCTTTCTTAACCAGCATTAAGGCACAAAACACATTTACAGAAAAAGCGGCCGGTTACGGACTTGATCTGGATGGTATTAAAGATGGCGGTCTTTCTTTTGGTTATTTAAATGGAGATACTTATCTGGATCTTATAGTTAACACCTATCAAGATGACGCTGACCATAGAACCAGAGTATATTTCTTTAATCCAGCAACTTCCTCATTTGACGATGTAACAGCCGAAAAATGTTTGGGCTGTATCACTGGTGATTTGCCAGGAGGTTCTGTGATGGAAAGATCTATGGTAATTGCCGATTTTAACCTCGATGGTTATAATGACTTTATTAGAAACTCTGCTTATAGATTAGAAGTTTACTTAAATAATGGTCCTTCCAACAATTATACTTTTGGTAAAGGCACCAACCAAGAACCTAACTTTGTATTATATACTGAAAGCTTAAGAGATGCCAACCCTCCAAATGGTATCCCTAACGGTATGAACACCGAAGGTATTGGCGTATTAGATTACGACAACGATGGTGACTTAGACCTCTTTATTGAGAACCACAACTGGGCAATGGAGATCTATAAAAACAAAGGCTTTGGTACTGCTCAATTCGAATATGTTTCACCATCTGTAACAGGTTTACCAGAAGGAGCTAACAACGCTGGTGATGGTGACTATGCTTCAGTAACTGACTACAACGACGATGGTTTTATTGATATAATCGCTAGAAAAAACCAATATATCCCATTCGATTTTGCAGTAAATAACCCAAATCAGCCAGGTACTTTTATCGATGGTATTGACATTCAAAATGCTAACAACGATAATAAAGGTGCTGTTTCTCTTTATGATTTTGATAATGACGGAGACTTTGATTTAATATGGACTGCGGCTGATTCAACTGTAATATATAGAAAAGATAAAGTTGGTTTTACAGCTATGCCTGGTAGCATTACAGGTATTCCATCTAACATTGGTAATGAAATTGACGGTTTAGCTTGTGGTGATATTGATAACGATGGTGACATTGATATTTTCTTAACTGATGATAGTGGCCCTTCATTCTTATATATCAACCAATTAAACGACCCTGTTAAAGGGCCTAACAATGGTAGTGCATTCGAATTTAAATTAGATAATAGAGGTATTAACCTAAATGCTGATGGTGAAGGTTGTGTGTTTGTAGACTTTGACGATGATGGTGACCTTGATTTATATGTAAACATCAACGATGGACCTAACCAGTATTGGGAAAACAACCTGAATAATACTGATTATCTAAATGTAAAAATCGTAGAAAACAGAGATGCCAACGGAAACTTTTTAGGTAAAGAAAGAATGGCTCTTGGTGCTACAGTTAAACTTAAAAACTGCTGTGGTAATACATTAAGTGGTGTTAGAGAAGTAAACGGTGGTAACGGACACGGTACGCAAGACCCTTCAAT
It includes:
- a CDS encoding ParA family protein, yielding MGKIIAVANQKGGVGKTTTAVNLAASFAALEYSALIVDADPQANSTSGLGIDPKQERPTIYNSMVDGTPASDVVHPSDFDYLDIIPSHIDLVGAEVEMIDIEGREQRMRDALEPIKDDYDFIIIDCSPSLGLITVNSLTAADSVIIPVQCEYYALEGLGKLLSTIKIIQSRLNTELVIEGILLTMFDVRLRLSNLVVEDVNKHFQELAFKTIIPRNIKLSEAPSFGLPAIAHDAESKGTVSYLNLAQEILEKNNISK
- a CDS encoding ABC transporter substrate-binding protein, which translates into the protein MKLSANITEYTINTKDMIRQIGVLIALTFYLSACSNLSTEQLQEEEKELKIFRYNQHEGLSSLDPAQAKNQANIWVTSQIYNGLFEFTEDLAVHPSIAKSWTISEDGKLYLIDIREDVYFHDNVAFKDSIGRQVTAHDFEYSFKRILNHETGSSGSWIFSDKLERDEDGNYTEDCIKAIDKFKLKIRLKKAIPSFMQILAMPYAFVVPEEAVTYFGKDFDRNPVGTGPFTLTPSEWDEGTSLILRKNEKYWRKDNNFRPLPYLDIVKISFIGDKTQEYLTFLQGKLDFISGVDGNTIEHILEKDGTVKEDILNRYGVQKMPYLNTEYLGFQLDPSKYKDKNHPLLNVKVRKALSYAINRQELVSFLRNNLGIAGTEGFVPFALPAHHKGSVIGYQFDEKKAKELLAQAGYPEGKGFPKIKLYTNPLYSLMIEYLQRQWKNVLNIDVEIELNTFVKHQDLVDNGNVNFFRGAWLGDYPNEENYLTCFYSQNFSPTGPNKTHYVNNEFDRLYEAVQHEQNSWKRFELFHQMEQLVLDDCAVIILFYDEVLRILQKKVTGLEPNSMNYLRLERVDFKKTDKKPVVENL